TACCGCTTCCAGTTCGCCATCGTTGACGACGCAACTCCCAACGCCTGGGTGAACACAAAGAAGGGACTCTTCGTGGTAACCACAGGTCTTTTGCAGATGTGCGACGACAACGAGCTCGCCCTTATCTTCCTCCACGAGAATGCCCACGTCAAGTACGACCACGCGGCGAAGAACTCCCTTCTCTCCGATGCCACCTCGGCGGCGTTCACGATCGCCGGGCTCTTCCTTCCCGGTGTGGGCTACGGGAACCTCATCGTCAATCCTCTCGTCACGAGCGGGTACAGCAGGTCACAGGAACTGGAGGCCGACAAGGACG
The sequence above is drawn from the Syntrophorhabdus sp. genome and encodes:
- a CDS encoding M48 family metalloprotease — translated: MNRLSSLNRFSVAIFVFLVLLAGCAGQKVKYVKARENPGMYQRVNRVLTDSRGVIDPYPIYRFQFAIVDDATPNAWVNTKKGLFVVTTGLLQMCDDNELALIFLHENAHVKYDHAAKNSLLSDATSAAFTIAGLFLPGVGYGNLIVNPLVTSGYSRSQELEADKDVIDQCHLLRLTPDHYVSALTKLKQYAASKGESSDSTGLFDTHP